Genomic window (Candidatus Krumholzibacteriota bacterium):
TTTTTCTGGGGACCGATGCTTGTACTCTCTATAATAGCCATGATCCTGGCTGTGCTCGGTTACTAGGTCGCGGAGGAAAGTATGTCACTGGCTTTGAAAGCTTTAAAAAAATCACCCTGGGTATTTCACGTAAATACCGGTGCCTGCAATAACTGCGACATAGAGATCCTGGATGCCCTTACTCCAAGATTCGACGTTGAACGGTTTGGAATAGTGCTTGTCGGCAGCATCAGGCACGCCGACGTGCTTCTTATAAGCGGTCCGGTAACGAGAAACGTACTCCCCAGGCTCAAAAGACTTTATGAACAGGCTCCCAAGCCGGTCAAGGTCATAGTGGTCGGGGCCTGCGGTTGTAATTGCGGCATTTTCAGAGACGGATACAACATTATCGGCCCTGTTGACAAATATCTGCCGGTCGATGCTTATGTCCCCGGATGCCCTCCGAAACCGGAGACGATCATTGCCGGAGTAGTAAAAGTACTTAACACACTATAGGCAGGCCGAGAGCCTGAGACATAACGAGGGAAGCAGGAAGATGGAGA
Coding sequences:
- a CDS encoding NADH-quinone oxidoreductase subunit B family protein encodes the protein MSLALKALKKSPWVFHVNTGACNNCDIEILDALTPRFDVERFGIVLVGSIRHADVLLISGPVTRNVLPRLKRLYEQAPKPVKVIVVGACGCNCGIFRDGYNIIGPVDKYLPVDAYVPGCPPKPETIIAGVVKVLNTL